Genomic segment of Verrucomicrobiia bacterium:
GCCGCCCTAGATGCCTTGCTCGCCGCCGAAGCCGACCGCACCGCGTGCCTCATCCTGGAGCCGCGCGTGCAAGGCGCCGCCGGCATGGTGCAACAACCGCCCGGCTTCGTCGCCGCCGTCGCCGAGCGCTGCCGGCGTGCGGGTGTGCATCTGATCCTCGACGAAGTCTTCACCGGCTTCGGTCGCCTGGGCGCGCTGACTGCGTGTAGTGGGACAGGCGTCCCGCCTGTCCAGTTTGACTCACACCCTTCGGAGGCTGCACGAAAAGCGAACGCCTCGCCGGACAGGCAGGATGCCTGTCCCACTACCCCCGATTTCCTTTGCCTCGCGAAAGGTCTGAGCGCCGGTTACGTCCCGCTCGCCGCCACGCTCACCCGCGACACCATCCACGACGCATTCCTCGGTTCGTTCAGCCAGCAACGCGCCTTTTATCACGGCCACACGTTTTCCGGGAATCCGCTTGCCTGTGCCGTCGCCCGCGCCAGCCTGGCCAAGCTGCGTCCGCTGCTCGCCTCGGGTCGCGTAGCCGAAACCATCGCCACCCTCGGCGCAGAATTGGAATCCCATTTCGCCGGCCACCCGAACGTCGCCGAAGTCCGCCAGCTTGGCCTGACGGGTGCCATTGACCTTGTGCCGCGCGACCGCAACCGCCGCTGGCCCGCCGATTTGCGCGCTGGCTTCCAGGTGACGCTCGCGGCCCGGAAGCATGGGCTCGTCATCCGGCCGCTCGCCGACAGTGTGTTAATCGTGCCGCCAGTTGTTGCCACGCCGGACGAGGTGCGGCATCTTGCCCGCGCGTTGCACGCCGCGCTGGATGATGTTTTGCCCAGTCTCGAATCCGCCGCCGTTCCGCGCTGAACCAAACCACGGATGAACACCGATGAACACGGATACAAACGGAGCGCGGACTTCAGTCCGCTTCACCTCCGCCATGTCCTGAATGTTCGCCTGTTGAAGCGGACTAAAGTCCGCGCTCCCATCCGTGGTTAAATACTTTTGAATCTCATGTCCGCCTACACCCTCGACCAAGTCCGCGAAATCTATTCGCTGCCGCTGACCACGCTCATCTTCCGCGCGCAGCAGGCGCATCATCGGCACCAGGACCCTGCTGGCATCCAGCTTTGCACGCTCAAGTCCATCAAGACCGGCGCGTGCCCCGAGGATTGCGCGTATTGCCCGCAGTCTGCGCATTACAACACCGGCCTCGAAGCCGAGCAGTTGATGGAGACCGACACCATCCTGACCGACGCGCAAAAGGCCAAAGCCGGCGGCGCGACGCGCTTCTGCATGGGCGCCGCGTGGAGCCGCGTCCGCGACGGGCAACAATTCGACAGCGTGTTGAAGACCGTCTCGGGTGTCAAGGACCTCGGCCTCGAAGTCTGCTGCACGCTCGGCATGTTGACCGAACCGCAGGCGCAAAAGCTCAAAGCCGCCGGCTGCGACGTTTACAATCACAACCTCGACAGCTCGCGCGAATTCTACTCCAAGATCATCACCACGCGCACCTACGACGAACGTCTCGAGACCCTCGCGAACGTCCGCAAGGCCGGCCTCGAAGTCTGCTCCGGCGGCATCCTTGGCATGGGCGAATCCGTGGACGATCGCCTCAAGATGCTCGTCGAACTCGCGAGCATGGACCCGCAGCCCGACTCCGTGCCCATCAACGCGCTCATCGCCGTCGAAGGCACACCGTTGCAGAACCAGAAGTTCGTGGACGCGTTTGAATTCGTCCGCACCATCGCCACCGCGCGCATCCTGATGCCAAAGGCGATGGTCCGCCTCTCCGCCGGCCGCACCGGGATGAGCGATGAGATGCAGGCGCTCTGCTACCTCGCCGG
This window contains:
- a CDS encoding aminotransferase class III-fold pyridoxal phosphate-dependent enzyme → MMSEPQPLPHLSTAVDAADVRHSWHPFTQMREYLDHPRLHIARAKSCWLFDTDGNRYFDGTASLWTNVHGHGDPDLDAALRAQLDQVAHTTLLGINHPQAAALAEELATLTNGKLSRCFFSDNGSNAVEIALKLSFQYWQLTGKPEKRGVIGLTGGYHGDTFGTMAVGDSGGFHERFAPWLFPAKHIPAPIHVECAGKVVRSDASQSLAALDALLAAEADRTACLILEPRVQGAAGMVQQPPGFVAAVAERCRRAGVHLILDEVFTGFGRLGALTACSGTGVPPVQFDSHPSEAARKANASPDRQDACPTTPDFLCLAKGLSAGYVPLAATLTRDTIHDAFLGSFSQQRAFYHGHTFSGNPLACAVARASLAKLRPLLASGRVAETIATLGAELESHFAGHPNVAEVRQLGLTGAIDLVPRDRNRRWPADLRAGFQVTLAARKHGLVIRPLADSVLIVPPVVATPDEVRHLARALHAALDDVLPSLESAAVPR
- the bioB gene encoding biotin synthase BioB; amino-acid sequence: MSAYTLDQVREIYSLPLTTLIFRAQQAHHRHQDPAGIQLCTLKSIKTGACPEDCAYCPQSAHYNTGLEAEQLMETDTILTDAQKAKAGGATRFCMGAAWSRVRDGQQFDSVLKTVSGVKDLGLEVCCTLGMLTEPQAQKLKAAGCDVYNHNLDSSREFYSKIITTRTYDERLETLANVRKAGLEVCSGGILGMGESVDDRLKMLVELASMDPQPDSVPINALIAVEGTPLQNQKFVDAFEFVRTIATARILMPKAMVRLSAGRTGMSDEMQALCYLAGANSIFLGDKLLTTPNPDKNDDFALLERLGLHDLHPDDARKIHRGEVELESVEDTEAASDTWGRACREQH